The Lachnospiraceae bacterium KM106-2 nucleotide sequence TCGTCTTTAGCCATTTCATGAACAGTATCATGGATAGCATCTAAATCAGCAGCTTTAGCACGTTTTGCAAGATCAAATTTACCAGCAGTAGCACCGTTTTCAGCATCTACTCTTAATTGAAGATTTTTCTTAGTAGAGTTTGTTACAACTTCACCTAATAATTCAGCGAATTTTGCAGCATGTTCTGCTTCTTCGTAAGCAGCTTTTTCATAGTACATACCGATTTCTGGGTATCCTTCTCTATGAGCAACTCTAGCCATAGCAAGGTACATACCAACTTCTGAACATTCTCCTTCGAAGTTAGCTCTTAAGTCAGCCATGATATCTTCGCTAGCGCCTTGAGCAACACCTACAACGTGTTCAGCAGCCCAAACTTTGTTTTCAGATTGTTCTGTAAATTTGTCAGCACCTACTTTACATACTGGACATACTTCTGGAGCGTGATCTCCTTCATGAACATAACCACATACTTGACATACAAATTTTTTCATAATTAATTATCTCCTTTTTCTATTTGATTTATTTATTGTTTTAAATTAATAATAGTAATTATTACTGATATAGATATAATAAAATATTCCAAAAGAAAAGTCAATAGTTTTTTTAATGTTTTTTTATACAGTTCTCGCAAGTACCAAAGAATACAGTTTGATGGCCAGTAACTTTCCCTTTAAAATGGGCATTTGCAATGACATTGATGTGATCGATAGGATCCATTTCGATATCATACACATTACCACAATCTTTACATATTACATGATAGTGGGGCTTGATATTTCCATCGAAGCGATCACAGTCTTCACCACATGATAGTTTGTTGATTTCTCCCAATTCTACAAGCAGATTAAGGTTACGATAAACAGTACCTAAACTGATTTTAGGGTAGATCTTACGAATGTTTTGGTATACGGTATCTGCTGTAGGATGATCGGCTGTATGCATTAAATAATCTTTAATAGATTCTCTTTGGCGAC carries:
- a CDS encoding rubrerythrin, producing MKKFVCQVCGYVHEGDHAPEVCPVCKVGADKFTEQSENKVWAAEHVVGVAQGASEDIMADLRANFEGECSEVGMYLAMARVAHREGYPEIGMYYEKAAYEEAEHAAKFAELLGEVVTNSTKKNLQLRVDAENGATAGKFDLAKRAKAADLDAIHDTVHEMAKDEARHGKAFEGLLNRYFGA
- a CDS encoding peroxide stress regulator PerR, FUR family, coding for MTTLKFSRQRESIKDYLMHTADHPTADTVYQNIRKIYPKISLGTVYRNLNLLVELGEINKLSCGEDCDRFDGNIKPHYHVICKDCGNVYDIEMDPIDHINVIANAHFKGKVTGHQTVFFGTCENCIKKH